ACAAAAATATTCCTCAATGGCAAAATGGTGAAGGACCTAATGAAGAACAGTTGAAACAAGATATCGTTTTACACCAGTGTTATGTCTTGATCGTCGATCAACAAATTGCAGGTCTGGGCATCCTTTCAACAAGTCCTGAACCGCCATATGAACAAATAAAAAATGGGCAATGGCAACAGACTCCTGGAAGCTATTCAGCGATTCACAGAGTCGCTCTTGATCCTACCTACCAAGGGAAAGGATTAGCATTGCTTTTAATGAATCTATTGATTACGACATCTAGATTGAATGGATACCTTGATATTCGCATCGATACCCATCCAGAAAATAAAACAATGCAACAATTGATTCAAAAAGCTGGTTTCACTTATTGCGGTGACATTTTACTGCCAGTAGCTGATGGCGAACGATTAGCTTATCAATTGGTATTGACTTAACTATAAAAAGCCTAAAACAAACAATTCAATCGTTTGTTTTAGGCTTAATTCGTCTCTTACTTTCTTCTTTTCTCTCTAGTAAAAGTTATCTCAGCAGATGTATTGTTAGTTAGGACGTTGCAGCTTTACCTGACGCTATTTCACTAACTGTTTTGCAATAAAACTTGAGTATTTTACTTGTCCGTCTACATTCGGATGAACTCGGTCATCATAAAACCATTCCTCATGCTCATTACTGTAGCCGTACCAGTCAATAACGACTAGATTTTTGTACTTCTTCTTCATTGTTTCGAGCATTCCATTGACTTCATTTTGCCATCTACGAGTAGGAACGCGAACGTTGATCCAAAAGACCTTGCGTTTTGAACCGATTGCTGTCATGAATTCATCAAATTGCGCTTCGGTAAATGATCCATTAGTCCCAAGACCAACTAAAACATTATCTTTCAATAATTGTTCTTTCTCTAGTTTTTCAATGACTGGTGTACTGGTATATAATTGTCTCCCTACTTCACCATCTACGATCATCTTAGGAAAAATCTCTTGTAATCCTGCAGCTGCATCTAAGATAACAGAATCACCGAAAGCTGTAACGTCCATCTCTTTGGCTTTCTTCGCTTCTTCAGCAGTTAAATCAAAATTCGCCTCTGACTCTGGCGTTGCCGCTTTTGTCGAATCGGTCGTTCTGCCTTCGTTTTTGGCTTTTTCTTCTGCTTTTCTCTGTTCTGCTTTCTTTTTGTTTGCTTCAATATTTTTTTGTAGTTGTTGCTGTTCTGCAGTAACTTCATTGGAAGGCGCAACAGCTAGAGCAAAGAGTGCAAAACAAGATAAAACAACACTGATCAAAGCCGTCACTTTAGCCACTGTAAACCATGGTTTGCGGAAAAAATCTTTGATAGCAAACCACGTATACTGATAATAAAATTTGCCCAATGGTTTCTCGATAAATCGATAGGATAATTCACTAATACCTAAAATCAAAGCAATCTCGATCAAAGAATGCAACAACACATGATCACTTAAATTTTTGATTTTAGCTTCATAAAAAATCATGACTGGGAACTGATACAAATAAATTCCGTAACTTCTTTTTCCAAACCAGGTGAAAACAGGATTTGTCAGCCAACGATTTAAATCGGCGCCTGGATGAGCTGTAACTGCCACTAGAATCGTTGCAAAAATACTGACAATAAACATTCCACCATAATAGACAAAAGCCAGATGGTCTGCTAAAAATAGGAAGGAAAGCAGTAAGACAACCAAGGAGGTAATTCCAACGCCATTCAGTAAATTTTTAGCCTTTATCGGTATTTCTTCTTTCAGACGGAAACTTGGCCAAACAAAGGCCAGCCCACTTCCCATTAAAATCGAAAATAATCTTGTGTCTGTTCCATAATAAACTCTTGTCGGGTCGGCACCAGGAGTATACAAAACTGCCATCAAAATACCAGATCCAACAGCCGCTGCCATGATCAAACCAAAAATTTTACCACTATGTTTCACATACTTTTTTAGTACAATAAATAACAACGGCCAAATCAAATAATTCTGTGCTTCAACTGCAAGAGACCAAATATGTGTAAATGGTGACTGGGTGGTAAATCGATCAAAATAAGAAAATCCTTTAAAAATTTGCCACCAATTATTATAGTACAAGACACTACTGGCGACTACACTACGTAAATTATTGAGTAAGTCTTGCTGGAAAAAAACAATATAGGCTGAAGCTGCTACCAGCATGGCGACTAAGCCTGGATAAAGCCGTTTCATACGACGAATATAAAAGCTTTTAACATCGATTGCTTCAGTTTGTAACCATTCTTGCCTTAGTAAATCAGTAATTAAATAACCAGATACTGCAAAAAAAATAGGGACACCTAAATAGCCCCCATGCATTATATTAGGGAACAAATGATACAGAATCACGCCGACGACCGCAATAGTTCGTATTCCATCGAACCCGGTAATATAACGGCGATTTTCTAACCTTTTCTTATTATTCATTTATATTTTCCAACTTTACTAATATTCTTTTTTATATTTCGAGTAATTTTTAACAAAGGAACATGATTTTAAAAATGATAGACGATAGAAAAAATAAGTCTTATTTGACCCGAAAAAGGTGGTCTGTTGAAGTGTTAAAAAAATTCTATCTGGGCTCATGTTCTTTGACGGTCGGTGTTTTTCTGACCGATTTAATGTAGTAAGTTAAATATACGTTCTTTCCAGACAAATGGCAAGAACTCTCTCTCCTATTTTCCATTTTTTAAGTAAATTTTAGACATTCTTTTGAAATAAAAAAAATGAGTTGTCAGTTAGAATTTCATCTAGTCGGCAACTCATTTTTTATTCATTTGTAAGAGAGCGAAAAAACGGCAAGAAAAAAGTAGCTACTACACTTCGTTTCGATCTCATCAATCTCTATACCTTAACGACACTAGGAATTTAAGGACTTGGTTCTTGGAGCTAAACACTTTCGTCTCGGCCTCTAAACAAGTAACGCATACAATGACGGATTATCACTTAAATCAATATACTTAGGATCAAACTCTGCCATTTTCTGTAGTAGATTAGGTAACTCCTCTTTGTCTTTCAGTAAAATACCCAACACTACTGGGCCTGTTCCACGATTGACTTTTTTCGTATACTCAAACCGGGTAATATCATCATTTGGACCTAAGATATCTGTTACGAATTCTCTTAATGCGCCTGGTCGCTGAGGGAAGTTGATCACAAAGTAATGTTTTAGTCCTTCAAAAATTAAAGAACGTTCTTCGATTTCTTCCATTCGATTGATATCATTATTACCACCGCTGATGATACAAACAACATTTTTCCCTTTAATCTCATCTTTGATCAGTTCTAATGCTGAAACACTCAGAGCGCCAGCTGGCTCGACTACAATTGCTTGTTTAGTGTATAACTCTAAAATCGTAGAACAGACTTGTCCTTCATCTACAGCTAAAAGCTCATCAACATATTCAAGCGTATGTTCATACGTTAAATTGCCCACTTGTTTAACTGCTGCACCATCAACAAATTTTTCTACACTATCTAGCATTACCGGTTTGCCTTCATCAAAAGCCGCCCGCATCGATTGGGCACCTAATGGTTCTACGCCAATAACAGCCGTCGTTGGACTAACGCTTTTAGTATAGGTAGAAACACCACTAACTAAACCACCACCACCGATTGCTGCCAACAAATAATCTACTTGAAATGCAGCTTCATTCGCCTCCTGAAAAACTTCAATGGCTACTGTCCCTTGTCCAGCCATGATATTTAAATCATTAAAAGGATCAATAAAAGCTTGATGATTGGCATTAGCATATTCTTTAGCAGCTTTAGCGGATGCATCAAAAGTATCACCAATTAATTTAACTGTCACTTCATCTCCACCAAAAAACTTTACTTGAGATATTTTTTGTTGCGGCGTTGTTGTTGGCATAAAAATCGTTGCCGCAACGTTCATTTCATGACAAGTGTATGCAACTCCTTGAGCATGATTCCCTGCACTTGCACAAACTACACCGTTTTGCAGCATCTCATGAGGAGTTTGTTTAATCGCATAATAGGCCCCTCTTAATTTGAATGAACGAACTTTCTGTAGATCTTCTCTTTTTAAATAAACGTTGCATTGATATTTTTGTGATAGATACATATCGTATTGCAATGGCGTTTTGGTTACTACGTCTTTTAGCACATCATATGCTTCTTCAACATTTGTTTTTGTTAATGTCAACAAATTCTCCCCACCTTTCAGTATGTAAGAGAGACCGAGAAAAATGACTATTTTCTCAGCCTCTGCTCGCTAATCGTTTAATTTAGTCTTCTCTTGAAACAAATGGCATCATCTTACGTAATTCTGCACCGACTTTTTCGATTGGGTGTCCAGCATTTTCTTTACGCATTTGATTAAATTCTTTAAAGCCGTTTTTGTTGTCATCAATGAAGCCTTTTGCAAATTTGCCATTTTGGATATCCGTTAAAACCTCTTTCATGTTCGCTTTAGCTTCAGCCGTTACGACACGAGGTCCTGAAACATAATCGCCATATTCAGCAGTATTTGAGATTGAGTTACGCATTTT
The DNA window shown above is from Enterococcus sp. 12C11_DIV0727 and carries:
- the ilvA gene encoding threonine ammonia-lyase IlvA; this translates as MTLTKTNVEEAYDVLKDVVTKTPLQYDMYLSQKYQCNVYLKREDLQKVRSFKLRGAYYAIKQTPHEMLQNGVVCASAGNHAQGVAYTCHEMNVAATIFMPTTTPQQKISQVKFFGGDEVTVKLIGDTFDASAKAAKEYANANHQAFIDPFNDLNIMAGQGTVAIEVFQEANEAAFQVDYLLAAIGGGGLVSGVSTYTKSVSPTTAVIGVEPLGAQSMRAAFDEGKPVMLDSVEKFVDGAAVKQVGNLTYEHTLEYVDELLAVDEGQVCSTILELYTKQAIVVEPAGALSVSALELIKDEIKGKNVVCIISGGNNDINRMEEIEERSLIFEGLKHYFVINFPQRPGALREFVTDILGPNDDITRFEYTKKVNRGTGPVVLGILLKDKEELPNLLQKMAEFDPKYIDLSDNPSLYALLV
- a CDS encoding acyltransferase family protein; the encoded protein is MNNKKRLENRRYITGFDGIRTIAVVGVILYHLFPNIMHGGYLGVPIFFAVSGYLITDLLRQEWLQTEAIDVKSFYIRRMKRLYPGLVAMLVAASAYIVFFQQDLLNNLRSVVASSVLYYNNWWQIFKGFSYFDRFTTQSPFTHIWSLAVEAQNYLIWPLLFIVLKKYVKHSGKIFGLIMAAAVGSGILMAVLYTPGADPTRVYYGTDTRLFSILMGSGLAFVWPSFRLKEEIPIKAKNLLNGVGITSLVVLLLSFLFLADHLAFVYYGGMFIVSIFATILVAVTAHPGADLNRWLTNPVFTWFGKRSYGIYLYQFPVMIFYEAKIKNLSDHVLLHSLIEIALILGISELSYRFIEKPLGKFYYQYTWFAIKDFFRKPWFTVAKVTALISVVLSCFALFALAVAPSNEVTAEQQQLQKNIEANKKKAEQRKAEEKAKNEGRTTDSTKAATPESEANFDLTAEEAKKAKEMDVTAFGDSVILDAAAGLQEIFPKMIVDGEVGRQLYTSTPVIEKLEKEQLLKDNVLVGLGTNGSFTEAQFDEFMTAIGSKRKVFWINVRVPTRRWQNEVNGMLETMKKKYKNLVVIDWYGYSNEHEEWFYDDRVHPNVDGQVKYSSFIAKQLVK
- a CDS encoding GNAT family N-acetyltransferase, which translates into the protein MVVYLRKAEATDLVNIMEIIAAARQMLHDKNIPQWQNGEGPNEEQLKQDIVLHQCYVLIVDQQIAGLGILSTSPEPPYEQIKNGQWQQTPGSYSAIHRVALDPTYQGKGLALLLMNLLITTSRLNGYLDIRIDTHPENKTMQQLIQKAGFTYCGDILLPVADGERLAYQLVLT